The sequence below is a genomic window from Nostoc flagelliforme CCNUN1.
ATAGAAGTTAGGGAAAATATACCTTTTTGGTCAATTATTAAATCATATTTTGCTCAAGATAAAATTATAAATGTTTTAGCATTTATCTTGCTTTACAGACTTGGCGAAGCAATGCTTGTGAAGATAGCCTCTTTATTTTTATTGGACAAACCAGAAGTAGGAGGCTTAGGGTTATCAACATCAGATGTCGGGCTAGTCTACGGGACATTTGGGGTAATATCCCTAATCTGTGGAGGAATTTTAGGAGGCTTGCTAATTTCTAGATATGGATTAAAAAAATGTTTATTCCCTATGGCTTTAGCATTGAATTTACCTGATGTATTTTATGTGTATATGGCTTACACTAAGCCTTCACTAACATTAGTGTATCCCTTGGTTTCCTTGGAGCAATTTGGCTATGGTTTTGGATTTACAGCTTTTAGTGTTTATTTAATGTATATTTGCCAAGGCGAATATAAAACTTCTCATTTTGCTATCTCTACTGGCATTATGGCTTTAGGAATGATGTTACCAGGCTTAGTTAGTGGTTATTTACAGAAAGAACTTGGCTATCCACTATTTTTTGTCTTGATCTGTTTGCTGACCATTCCTGGAATGATTGCTCTATTTTTTATTCCTTTAAAAGAAGAACCAAAGCATCAAAATAATTAAGATTATTACAGTTCATGAGTTATGTTTTAGGAATAGATGGCGGCGGTAGCAAGACTGTTTGTGTCTTAATGGATGATTTGCATCTAGTGCTAGGTCGTGCTGAAGCAGGCCCATCTAATTATCAGAGTATAGGTATCGAAGCAACTTTACAATCTATTCAAACAGCAATTCACAACGCGGTTGAGGCAGCAATAATTACAAATACTCTAAAGATTGACGCGATATGTTTGGGTTTAGCTGGTGTAGGTCGTGCAACAGATATCGAAGTAGTGAAAGGTTTAGTTAAAGAGTTACAGAATAATAAATTGCCTATTATTTGGGCATTACAACCAGCGAATATTGTAATTTGTAACGATGCTTTGATTGCTTTAGTTGGTGGAATTGGTCAGCCTGTAGGAATTGTGGTTGCAGCCGGTACTGGTTCGATAGTTTTCGGACGAAATCATGAAGGACATACTAAGCGAGTCGGCGGCTGGGGGTATATTCTAGGAGATGAAGGTAGCGCTTATAAAATTGCGATCGCAGGCATGAACGCAGCATTAAAATCTTATGATGGACGGGAAATATCAACGAGTTTGATAGAAGGTTTCAAACAACATCTTGATTTGGAAAGTATAGAAGATTTAATAGAAGTAGTATATCGCCGAGAATGGGGAGTTAAACAGATAGCAGCTTTAGCACCAGTTGTAGATTTTGCCGCAGCGTCAGGCGATATAGTAGCGAATATCATAATTGATAATGCTGTAAAAGAGTTAGTAAAAGCTACATCTACAGTAATTAATGCAATTTTTAGTGCTGACTCAGTTTTAGAAGTAGTCACAACGGGAAGTGTATGGCGCGGTAGATGCAATATCCATGAAAGATTTACAGCATCTCTAGTTAAAAAGTTTCCTAATGTAAAGGTGATTTTTCCGAGGTATGAGCCTGCTTACGGTGCTGGTTTGTTAGCGTTGCAAACAACTCAAAATTGACGCGAAGAAAGCAATAATAGGAGTTTTCAGTCTGCGAATATGCGCCCCAAAAAAGTTACTATTTCAGACCAAGCTGCGGTGGTAGCACTAGAATCATAACGATAACCGTCGTCGCGCATGAATGTATGTTCTGCTTCATACAAGAAAACTTGGTGAGGTATGTTAGCATTTTCAATTGCTTTTATTATGGTTTGGCGATCGCTCTCTGGTATATGAGGGTCAAGAGTACCGAACACCATTAGCATCTCGCCTTTGATTTCACTTACTCTCTGCATTGTATCGGCTACCTCTTTACCTAGTTTACCACTGGGAATACCAGTAGGGTAACAGCAAACGGCAGCCCGAATTTCGCTTTGAAATGCTGCGCGGAAGGCTAAATGTCCACCAATACAAAAGCCGAGAGTGCCTATTTTATTTGGAGAAACCGCACTCTCTGTTTTCAGAAATTCAATCACAGTAAGGCAATCGGCATCATAATCAGCTACGGAGGTTCGACGAGCATCGTCATTACCGCGCATCCTTCCCAGATCGTCTGGCTCAATTACTAAACCAACTGGCTCAATTCGGTGAAAAATTTCTGGCGCTGCTACTACATAGCCGTATCCTGCTAAGTAGTTAGCTAGACGAATCATTGCATCACCTAACTGATAAATATCACTGTAGAAGACAATACCAGGGTATTTTCCTGCTGCTTTGGGAGCCGCTACATAAACACGCATTAAGCTGCCATCTACTCTTAACTCAACGTTGCGCTTAGTGATTTGCACTTTTTTGTCTCCGTGTTCCGCTTGCTGTTATTAAAGCAGCCTACTGCCGTCAGCCATTCATCCGCATCTACCTACAAAATACCCGAAGTTTTTCCAGCATCAGGATAGGCTACTAACTGTCAACTAAAGAAAGCAATGGCGTTGCATATTTGCGGGATGATTTTGTGACTTTTGTGGGATGGGCAACATGAGCGCCCCGATATACAAGGGACGCTCATGTTGCCCACACTATAAGAATCATCCCTTGATTCAGCAACGCCATTTTCTTACCACATTACTACGCGCTGCAACAACCGCGAATTTAACTTGGCGCGGCGGGAATGCCGGGAAGTGTTCTTATATGCGATCAAAAAAGGTTTGGACAAATATGGCTTCAAACTTTATGCGTTGTGCATCATGTCGAACCACGTCCACTATCTCATAGAACCAGCGACTTCAGAAGATTTGCCTAAAATCATGCATTTTCTCAATTGGTACACAGCCATGTGCTTCAACCGGATGCTTAATCGCACAGGGCACTTTTGGGAGGCGAGATATTATAGCTGTGGGTTTCCACCCACGGATACTAAGCGAGCATTAAATACTCTACGCTACATTCATAGCAATCCCAAAGCTGCTCAAATGCGACGCAGTTTTTTCTACGATTTCAGTAACTACGGCAGTTATGACTAATTGACTGTTGATGGATTGACTCAATGGCATCGGGCTTTTCTACAACTGGGTAAAACTTTAGATGAAGGTGCCAAAAAATATGGGGGGTTTTGTCAAAGGTATAAACCGAAAGCAAAACCAGCCAAACTTTCTTGCTGGGGAAGTAAGTTGCTGGCTGGCCATAAAATTAGCCGGAATAAGGGTAAGCACAAATGCTCACCTGGTCAACTGACATTTTTCGAGCAGTGCCAGGTATCGCAATGCCCACAAGTCGCAGAAGTTTTAAAGAAATTTGTTCTAGCTAATAGAGCATTTGACACAAGTTGCACGAATGAGGTATGATTAAATACTCCATTGTCAATCGTTTCCCCATCCTCCACTTCCAATTTCAACTGTTCCTGCTCTCTGTGCTGCTACATCCTGCACAATATCGTGTCCCCATCCTCCAGTCCCGCCGCCCCCGACAACCCGGATCGCATCCTCATCTGACACTTCTAATAGAAAGCTTAAATCGCACCGAGCTTCAGCTTTATTTTTTGCAGAAGCTACTATGTTTTTCGTCGGCAATAATGCATCTTTACGCATGTGATTTTCCGTTTGAATTTATACAGATTTATATTAACATCATAACAGATCATTAAACGCTTGCATCCTTGACAAAATCCTAACTTATCCAACTTTTTTTTAAGACAAAACTATAAGTCTTTAGTCCGTCGCTGTTCTCCTTTTGGTACATAAATGCGTCAAAAACTCCCGGTAATTAATAAAGGGGACAGATGACATTCGCTTATGGCGAAGCACCCATCCCCGAATAGCTGCCCAGATCATGAACCTGGAATCTATAGTCCGGTATCTAATAATCACAGTATCGGCCGAGATATGTAGATTGTCACTGGGATAGATACTGATTTACGAAATACCTACGAAAAGATTGTTACATAATTACTCTTGTTCACCCTTAATTCCGCCTCCCATCGCCAACAGTGCCGTTCCATAAGCTGCTTCTGTGTACACTGACGCGACTACAGGAACCTGCAAATGACGCGCCCTAATCGCACTCCAAATATCATTCGCCGCGCCACCGCCAGCAGTATAAACACGGCTCAAATTGTCTGCACCCATTTGCTGTAATAATTCATACCCTCGTGCTTCTATGCGGGCAATACTTTCTAATAACCCATGCAAAAATTCCACTGGGTTATCTGGGCGTGGTGACAAACGTGGCGGTAAATTGGGATCGTTAATCGGAAAGCGATCGCCTACCTTCAACAACGGATAATAATCTAACTCGCTGGCTTTTGATGCATCAATCTCCCGACTAAGGCTTTCTAACTCAGCCTTGGTGAAAAATTGCTTTAGTACTGCACCTCCAGTATTAGAAGCACCCCCAGTCAGCCACAAATCCCCCAACCGATGGCTGTAAATTCCATATCTGGCATCTTCTACACGGGTACGACTTAACAACTTTAGTACCAACGTTGAACCAAGGGAAGTCACGGCTTCACCAGGTAATTTTGCGCCACTAGCGAGAAAAGCCGCAATACTATCAGTTGTACCTGCACACACCAGACAATCACGGCGGAAACCGAACTTATCGGCAATTTCAGGACGCAATTCGGTAATCGGAGTCCCAGGAGTTAAAACTTTGGGTAGCTGAATCGGTATTTGCAAATTTTCTAGCCATTCTGGGTATTTCAACTCTTCCACGTCATAACCCAGCTTTAAAGCATTATGGTAATCGCTAATACCCAATTGTCCATGTAGGAGAAACGCCAGCCAATCTGCTTGATGCAGGAAATATCTAGCTTCAATAAAAGAGGATTGTTGCCTCATCCACAAAAGCTTCGCCAGGCTGGAGGTGGCACTTAACACGGTATGATTAGGGGGTGCTATACTCCTCAAATGCTCTAGCACCAATGATCCCCGCGCGTCGTTGTACAAAAGTGGTGCATCTACTGGCGAACCCGCAGCATCGACCAGCAAGACGGTGGAAGAAGTACCATTAATTGCGATCGCTTTAATTTCTCGCCGCAATCGGTCAGGTATTTGTTGCACCAGCACAAACAAAGCCTCCTGCCAAATTTTGGGCGTAACGGCGCCTGGTGAGTCCTGGAAGGGATATCGCACCTGTGCCTGGATGCTAGCTTCCTCATCAACCACCATACCGCGTGCGCCAGAGGTGCCAAAGTCGATACCCAAATACAAATCCATAGTTTTATGAATTTTTTTAATAAACAATCATTAAAAACTACTGACTAATAACTGCTTTTGTTGCATCTTGTAACAAGATATTCCACAATCTTGGCAAAACAAGGAAAAGTAGTAAACGAACTGTTCAAAATCTATTCAGGTTAGGAGGTTTTCAGCCATGCCTATCTTAGATACTCTGTACATCGCTCAGATATCTTCCATCTCAGATACTCAAGTCTACATCGCTCTAGTTGTGGCGCTGATCCCAGGAGTTCTAGCTTGGCGATTAGCCACAGAACTTTACAAATAAGCCTCCGATGTGACACAGTTAAAAAGCTAATAATCCTGGCAGTACGGGGTGCAATTTCCAGACCTTACGGCTTTATGCCCTAAGTAGCTAGAAGCCTTGCACTTACGTAAGCCAGGTTATTTTTTAACTGGTGCAACACTTGTAGCTATTTCAAAAAAATGAAGTAATATGACAGCTAAATCAAGCAGTAATTAGCGCCAGAGAGCTTTTACAGTGCTTCCCTTCACTCAGCGAGGTTATTTTTTAGCATCATGAACGCGATTCAACCCTCCAGACCACCGTTACAACCTATACAAAAACGCCGGGTCATTCCTCGACCAAAGCGGCATCTTCGTCAACGTTCTTACCAGGTGATGGCACTGGAAAGCACAGCCAAAATAGCCGTTAATGTTGTGATTACAGCCGTTGCAGCATCTGCCCTAGCACAACTTTTGCCTTATCATTGGTCACAGCAAGAAAAGTTGCACGAAATTAGCACTGAAGTCAAGCTGATGGAAGGGCATGTCAATGGTTTGCAAACGCAATTTAGCCGTAATTTCGATCCTCAGCAAACTAAAAGTATTATGCAAGAACAAGGATACCGATTTGATCCTAGCCAGCGTCGGGTCGTGTTGATGAATCCGGATCGCCTAGAAGATCAACAAACAGAGTCATCACCCTAAAAGAAATAGCGAATTTGGGATTATTTAAGTTTCTTGTGATTCAGGCTACGTATAAGCCGGGTGTTAATTTATATTATTGCTAATAAATAATGGTTAATAGCTAATTTTTGAATAGCTATGTAGCTATCATCTATTAGTCATTAGCGATACAGCGTCACTAAAATCTCATTCAAAATTTAATAATTTATTTTGAATTTTGAATCCCCCAGAAGAACTAATCTACCAATTAAGACGCTGATTCAGATAGCAGCTCGTTTAGCCAATTTTCGAGTTGTAAACGCAAGCGACAACCAGTAATATCCTTCCTGTTGTCGAAAGAGGGCAGTTGAGTGAGGGCGCGACGATAATCAGCGATCGCACAATTCCAGTCACCCCAAAGATGGTAAGTCCTGCCGCGTTCAGCCCAGATATGACCTTCTAGTTGACCGAAAAGCAGTGCTACCTCAAAATTCTCAATAGCCTCCTCATATTGCCCCAAATCACGCCAGGTAATGCCTCGGTTAATCCACGCCCGGACATGACGAGGATTGAAATCAATCGCTTGATCGTAGTCGGCAAGTGCTGCTGCTAATTGTCCACAAGCCGCGTAGTAATTTGCCCGATTATTATAAGCACTAGCCAAATAGGGATTAAGCTTGAGAGCGGTATTATAGTCGGAAAGTGCTTTTTGCGTTTCACCACTTTGGAAATAAATTAGCCCCCGGTTGTTGTAATCAATGGCATTGTGGGGATGGCGGGAAATTAGTTGGCTTAAAAGTGCGATCGCCTCAGTATAATTTCCTTGTTGAGCCGACCTCAAAGCACAAGAGCGTAAATAGCGATCGCCTAAAACAGATTCGCCACTGTCATTTTTCCTCTGTGCTTGGGCTTTATGTGTAATATTTGAAACGATTTTACATTTGCTACTTTGCTGGTCACCATCAGCTAAAAATGAGTGAATATTCATATTTACCTATACTCAATCCGTGCTTTGTGGAATCAAATTCTAGTTTTCGTCTGCTAGTGGTTTTACTACTATGTCTATTTTTAAAGTAATTAGGGTTACAGAAAAGCCATCTCAAGACAGAACTTAATCTAGTTGCACAAGAGAAATCTACGCCCTAAATAAACAATTGATCCTCAAACCTAATCATGAATACTTCATCCCCAAGGTGAATTCCAGAAATAGCAGATGTCAATCTCAAAGACTAGTCAAGTAGTAAGAGCGACAAATTGGTAGAATGCCAACAAGCCGTTCTTTTAGAGATGAGAAAGAGGGGAGGGGGACAAGGGGACAAGGAGAATAAAATAACCATACCCAATGCCCCATGCCCAATGCCCAGCATCTAGATTTAATTTTTAAGTTTTGAGAAATTTCCCGATGACAACTGCAATTTCCTATCCCAATGCCCCTGATTTAGCAACCGATGATTACATTGTTATCGGCTTGGCAACCTGCTTCGTCAAAGAAGATGGAGAAGTTTATCAAATCGAAGTTATAGAACCGATTCCCTCTGCGGCTTTGGAAGCGCTCTTAAAGGGCATTCCTACCTCCTATAAGCTGGCTCATGCAACAACTTTGGGATCTATACTGGATGGCGATTCACAACTGTTGCCAGATGGCTTCCCAGAGTCGGCTCAGTTTGGAGAAGAATTTGTACCACGGGCATTTGCAGCAGCTCGTACCTACAAGCGTCGTGAATCTGCAAAATCTTTAATTCCTTTAGGTACAAACTACAGTGAATTTAAGTATTCCATTGAGCGCAAGCGGGTATTAAACGCCGCTAGAGTTGTCACCAAAGAAGACAACGTTAAACAGCATTCTCACACTCACAAAGTTCTTTAAGTAATTATGCTCAAACTTTATGGTGGCGCTCGTAGTCGAGCCTCAATTGTTCACTGGTATTTAGAGGAAATAAAAGTTCCTTATGAATTTGTCAAGCTTGATATGCAGGCAGGTGAACACCTCAAACCTGAATATTTGGCAATTAACCCAGTTGGTAAAGTTCCAGCAATTGTTGATGGGGATTTTAAACTTTGGGAATCTGGAGCAATTTTGCTGTATCTTGCTGATAAATACAGTAAAACTTCACTTTCACCAGAGGAACGTGCTGTATTTTACCAATGGGTTTTGTTTGCTAATGCTACCCTTGGGCCAGGAATTTTTGTAGAAGCAAGTCGGGAGCGGGAAATGCCCCGCTTGTTGACTCCGTTAAATGAAATTTTTAGTAAGCAACCTTTTTTGCTTGGCGATGAGTTCACTGTTGCTGATGTGGCAGTGGGATCTATTCTGAGTTACATTCCCATCATGCTGAAGCTAGACCTCAGTTGCTACCCAGCCGTGTTGAACTATATCAAGCAGTTATCTGAGCGTCCAGCATTTCAAAAAAGTATTGGTAAAGGAGCTTAAAATAATTCGTAATGACGCTCGGTGAATCGCTTTGCGTGTCGCTAACGTAATTCGTAATTGAATTTTTAACTACGAATTACGAATCTGTTAACGATAGTTTGTAAATTGCAAAGCCACCGGGTAGTCTTCTTGTTTCAGGCGCTGCATGACTACTTGTAAGTC
It includes:
- a CDS encoding glutathione S-transferase family protein, with the protein product MLKLYGGARSRASIVHWYLEEIKVPYEFVKLDMQAGEHLKPEYLAINPVGKVPAIVDGDFKLWESGAILLYLADKYSKTSLSPEERAVFYQWVLFANATLGPGIFVEASREREMPRLLTPLNEIFSKQPFLLGDEFTVADVAVGSILSYIPIMLKLDLSCYPAVLNYIKQLSERPAFQKSIGKGA
- a CDS encoding slr1601 family putative cell division protein; its protein translation is MNAIQPSRPPLQPIQKRRVIPRPKRHLRQRSYQVMALESTAKIAVNVVITAVAASALAQLLPYHWSQQEKLHEISTEVKLMEGHVNGLQTQFSRNFDPQQTKSIMQEQGYRFDPSQRRVVLMNPDRLEDQQTESSP
- a CDS encoding N-acetylglucosamine kinase, with protein sequence MSYVLGIDGGGSKTVCVLMDDLHLVLGRAEAGPSNYQSIGIEATLQSIQTAIHNAVEAAIITNTLKIDAICLGLAGVGRATDIEVVKGLVKELQNNKLPIIWALQPANIVICNDALIALVGGIGQPVGIVVAAGTGSIVFGRNHEGHTKRVGGWGYILGDEGSAYKIAIAGMNAALKSYDGREISTSLIEGFKQHLDLESIEDLIEVVYRREWGVKQIAALAPVVDFAAASGDIVANIIIDNAVKELVKATSTVINAIFSADSVLEVVTTGSVWRGRCNIHERFTASLVKKFPNVKVIFPRYEPAYGAGLLALQTTQN
- a CDS encoding tetratricopeptide repeat protein; the protein is MNIHSFLADGDQQSSKCKIVSNITHKAQAQRKNDSGESVLGDRYLRSCALRSAQQGNYTEAIALLSQLISRHPHNAIDYNNRGLIYFQSGETQKALSDYNTALKLNPYLASAYNNRANYYAACGQLAAALADYDQAIDFNPRHVRAWINRGITWRDLGQYEEAIENFEVALLFGQLEGHIWAERGRTYHLWGDWNCAIADYRRALTQLPSFDNRKDITGCRLRLQLENWLNELLSESAS
- the psaM gene encoding photosystem I reaction center subunit XII is translated as MSDTQVYIALVVALIPGVLAWRLATELYK
- a CDS encoding transposase, whose protein sequence is MTTRCNNREFNLARRECREVFLYAIKKGLDKYGFKLYALCIMSNHVHYLIEPATSEDLPKIMHFLNWYTAMCFNRMLNRTGHFWEARYYSCGFPPTDTKRALNTLRYIHSNPKAAQMRRSFFYDFSNYGSYD
- a CDS encoding dienelactone hydrolase family protein; protein product: MQITKRNVELRVDGSLMRVYVAAPKAAGKYPGIVFYSDIYQLGDAMIRLANYLAGYGYVVAAPEIFHRIEPVGLVIEPDDLGRMRGNDDARRTSVADYDADCLTVIEFLKTESAVSPNKIGTLGFCIGGHLAFRAAFQSEIRAAVCCYPTGIPSGKLGKEVADTMQRVSEIKGEMLMVFGTLDPHIPESDRQTIIKAIENANIPHQVFLYEAEHTFMRDDGYRYDSSATTAAWSEIVTFLGRIFAD
- a CDS encoding AmpG family muropeptide MFS transporter: MKPQTTTPSPWTYIPTLYFTSGIPYIIINTVSVIFYKKLGIDNTQIALWTSFLYLPWVIKMFWGPIVDIYSTKRQWILYTQFAMFACLGLIAFSLQLPNFFFISLATLTIGAFISATYDIATDGFYLLALSPEQQALFVGIRSLFYRMAVIFGSGILVVLAGQLEVSLNNIPLSWTITIGFSALILAILFIFHRLILPLPKSDKQRQIEVRENIPFWSIIKSYFAQDKIINVLAFILLYRLGEAMLVKIASLFLLDKPEVGGLGLSTSDVGLVYGTFGVISLICGGILGGLLISRYGLKKCLFPMALALNLPDVFYVYMAYTKPSLTLVYPLVSLEQFGYGFGFTAFSVYLMYICQGEYKTSHFAISTGIMALGMMLPGLVSGYLQKELGYPLFFVLICLLTIPGMIALFFIPLKEEPKHQNN
- a CDS encoding FGGY-family carbohydrate kinase, producing the protein MDLYLGIDFGTSGARGMVVDEEASIQAQVRYPFQDSPGAVTPKIWQEALFVLVQQIPDRLRREIKAIAINGTSSTVLLVDAAGSPVDAPLLYNDARGSLVLEHLRSIAPPNHTVLSATSSLAKLLWMRQQSSFIEARYFLHQADWLAFLLHGQLGISDYHNALKLGYDVEELKYPEWLENLQIPIQLPKVLTPGTPITELRPEIADKFGFRRDCLVCAGTTDSIAAFLASGAKLPGEAVTSLGSTLVLKLLSRTRVEDARYGIYSHRLGDLWLTGGASNTGGAVLKQFFTKAELESLSREIDASKASELDYYPLLKVGDRFPINDPNLPPRLSPRPDNPVEFLHGLLESIARIEARGYELLQQMGADNLSRVYTAGGGAANDIWSAIRARHLQVPVVASVYTEAAYGTALLAMGGGIKGEQE